From one Phoenix dactylifera cultivar Barhee BC4 unplaced genomic scaffold, palm_55x_up_171113_PBpolish2nd_filt_p 000285F, whole genome shotgun sequence genomic stretch:
- the LOC120105448 gene encoding senescence-specific cysteine protease SAG39-like codes for MASTTHQCLWLILALFFMGFSPRDASRTIGDSLMAARHAQWMVQYGRVYKDAAEKEHRFQIFKANVDYIESTNQAGHRKYKLNINQFADLTTEEFRASHTGFKPKPMRATGQNFGYANVTDVPPSVDWRSKGAVTPVKDQGQCGCCWAFSAVAATEGIAQISTGKLTSLSEQQLVDCDKKNGGCDGGIMDDAFKFIISNKGITTEANYPYMAKDGTCDTNKSSSVAATISGYEDVPRNSESSLLQAVAKQPVSVAIEGSGKDFQFYSGGVFMGNCGTDLDHAVTVVGYGKATDGTKYWLLKNSWGTTWGENGYMRLLRDIDAAEGLCGIAMQPSYPTA; via the exons ATGGCTTCTACCACCCACCAATGCCTATGGCTTATACTTGCCTTGTTCTTCATGGGCTTTTCCCCAAGAGATGCGTCCCGCACCATCGGCGACAGTCTGATGGCCGCGAGGCACGCGCAATGGATGGTGCAGTATGGGCGTGTGTACAAAGATGCAGCAGAGAAGGAGCACCGCTTCCAGATCTTCAAAGCCAACGTCGATTACATTGAATCCACGAACCAAGCTGGGCATCGCAAATACAAGCTCAACATCAACCAATTTGCCGATCTCACCACCGAGGAGTTCAGGGCTTCTCACACTGGATTTAAGCCCAAGCCGATGCGTGCCACAGGACAGAACTTCGGATATGCGAACGTAACCGACGTGCCTCCAAGCGTGGACTGGAGGAGTAAAGGAGCAGTAACTCCCGTCAAGGATCAAGGCCAATGTG gatGTTGCTGGGCATTTTCTGCCGTCGCGGCTACTGAAGGGATCGCTCAGATCAGCACTGGCAAATTGACCTCCTTATCAGAGCAACAACTTGTGGATTGCGACAAGAAGAATGGAGGATGCGATGGGGGCATAATGGATGATGCATTTAAGTTCATCATCAGCAATAAAGGCATAACGACGGAAGCTAATTATCCTTACATGGCGAAGGATGGAACCTGCGACACCAATAAAAGTTCATCCGTTGCAGCCACCATCAGCGGCTACGAAGACGTGCCTAGGAACAGCGAGTCATCGCTCTTACAAGCAGTCGCAAAACAGCCCGTTTCCGTTGCCATCGAGGGCAGTGGGAAAGACTTCCAGTTTTACTCCGGCGGCGTCTTCATGGGTAATTGCGGAACTGATCTGGACCATGCTGTCACTGTCGTGGGCTATGGGAAGGCAACTGATGGAACTAAGTATTGGctgctcaagaattcatggGGTACCACTTGGGGCGAAAACGGATATATGAGGTTGCTCCGGGACATCGACGCCGCAGAAGGTCTCTGTGGCATTGCCATGCAACCTTCTTATCCAACCGCATGA